TCTCTGTGCAGGAGTTTTGCTAATGGCATAGTCAGTTATATAAAAGAACACCCTGTCGTAGTCCGGTAGGGTAGCAGGAGGAATGCATATAATGAGGGACCCCGAAGAGAGAACCCGACATTTCGTAATCAGAGAAAAAAGAGATGCTGACTACGATGAGCCTGCAGTCCGCCGCAGAAAGCCTATGGCCGGGGAGGAAGAATCGCGCAGAGGTGCCTTGCCGGCTGAAGACGTGGGGAAATCGGCATATTCCGCCCTCTTTTCGCGCCGTGATCTCAGGAAACGCGAGCTTGAAGATGAGGAAGATATCCGTAATCCAAGGACGAAAACAGCCAAGACCGATGATTATGACGATTATGACGATGGAAATGACGAGTGCAGAAAAGCCCCGATTCTAGTCAGGATCTTTGCCTGGTTCGCGCTGCTCGCGGTCCTGTTTGCCATAGGCTATCTCGGTACCAACTATTTCTTCAACTGGGCAGATAAAAAAGGCAGTCCGCGCCTGGGCGGTGTCTATGGCAGCGGTGCTGAAGTCGAACAGTCTCAGCCGGCAGGAGGAGGCGCACCTTCAGCATCCGGCAGTGAGGCCTATACGCTCTATATACCGGATAATGGAAAGTTCACGGAGCGCAAGGTAGATATCAACAAGGGGCTCCCTGAGGAAGACATAGAAAAGGTGCTTGCCGTATATATCGACGGACTGAAAGAGACAAACATGCTCGATAACGGCGTCTATGTAAAGAATATTTTCCGCAGCGGCGACTGGCTTTACCTTGATATGACCGGCGCTTTCCAGTCATCATTGAAGAAGATAGGAAAGGACAAGGCGGCTCTTGTTATCACAGGGCTTGTGAAGACGATGCAGGAGAACTTCCCGCCGATCAAAAAAGTAAAATTCTACATCGAAGGCAAAGAGTCCAATGATAAGAGCACGGTTGATCTCACAAAACCATGGGAGATAACACAATAGCATGTCCGGCATAAGGATTGACGGCAGGCATCCGTCGGAGCTCAGGGAGATAACGTTTGATCGCGCGTGCAGCCGTTATGCCGAGGGTTCGGTTTTCGTCAA
This genomic window from Synergistaceae bacterium contains:
- a CDS encoding GerMN domain-containing protein — translated: MRDPEERTRHFVIREKRDADYDEPAVRRRKPMAGEEESRRGALPAEDVGKSAYSALFSRRDLRKRELEDEEDIRNPRTKTAKTDDYDDYDDGNDECRKAPILVRIFAWFALLAVLFAIGYLGTNYFFNWADKKGSPRLGGVYGSGAEVEQSQPAGGGAPSASGSEAYTLYIPDNGKFTERKVDINKGLPEEDIEKVLAVYIDGLKETNMLDNGVYVKNIFRSGDWLYLDMTGAFQSSLKKIGKDKAALVITGLVKTMQENFPPIKKVKFYIEGKESNDKSTVDLTKPWEITQ